ATAGTAACAAAGCTTTCGAATAGAAAAGTCATGTTCACGTACCTCTATTCAGAGGGAAATAAGCCTCCACTGACTCTATGTAAACAATCAGTCACATGCTTAGTATGGGAAGCCAACATGCTTCTGACATCAGGTAAATCCCTAATGTTCTTCAAACTGTCAATTTTGGAACCTGAAAATGATGCACCCCAACTCTAGTTAGACTTCCATCTAAATGAACCTTTCTTTGCAACCAATAATGCTGAAATGAACATTAAAGAAGTAAGTAACTAAGCCTAAAGTGTTCAGTATAGAACTAAGTTCCATCATCTTCCACAAACATCATACTTCAAGTATATTCAAGTGTTCTTCCACAGAAATTTGCCAATAGGATGCAATCTTGAATTGAAAAACATACCACTAGGAGGGGCCCTAAATAGGTAATTAGCAGGAAGGCCAATGCCAACACCAAGAAAAGTGATCCCGACATTAAATCCAGCACCACAGCCGGCTCCAACGTAGCCAACAACCTCATGGCCAAAGCCGGGACCCCATCCTACACCGCAACCTATGCCTATTCCAATGCCCCAAAAGGCTCCGATTGTTGGATGCACTGGATTCCACCTCTCATGTCTCCTAAATAGACCCTTTATAATCATTTCTACCTGAAGATTCAAGCACAATTTGATAGATTCAGAAACTGTTTGTAATAAGTAGGTGTCATATCCACAAGTTACTACTAGAGCTACAAGATCCA
The sequence above is a segment of the Salvia miltiorrhiza cultivar Shanhuang (shh) unplaced genomic scaffold, IMPLAD_Smil_shh original_scaffold_306, whole genome shotgun sequence genome. Coding sequences within it:
- the LOC131004060 gene encoding cadmium-induced protein AS8-like, with the protein product MIIKGLFRRHERWNPVHPTIGAFWGIGIGIGCGVGWGPGFGHEVVGYVGAGCGAGFNVGITFLGVGIGLPANYLFRAPPSGSKIDSLKNIRDLPDVRSMLASHTKHVTDCLHRVSGGLFPSE